The proteins below come from a single Fusarium verticillioides 7600 chromosome 3, whole genome shotgun sequence genomic window:
- a CDS encoding V-type proton ATPase catalytic subunit A (At least one base has a quality score < 10), with amino-acid sequence MLGIRPTLRARRSLLDLIRTRGEDDDKNSQREQGSDSDDDSLSSGSGVRGSRYRGSDSDRAPAPPVNAAVVRDPTRKASSSSWLHSRGGKAAAAAAALALVDIARQVPLPNSPPPSPSLSLSPYSPSSAPQPSSQPLPSSTLSPGSTASSIRPQSPPSPPSPHLQLDNAPVSLKMPPKSSKAANNSSKTNEEDGYQTGKIYSISGPVVVAEDMIGVAMYELVRVGHDNLVGEVIRISGDQASIQVYEETSGVMVGDPVTRTGKPLSVELGPGLLNGIYDGIQRPLEAISKMAKSIYIPRGIAVPALDREKKWEFTPSVKVGDHLSGGDVWGSVFENSFLADHKILFPPRARGTVTKIAAKGEYTVVENILEVEFDGKKTEYPMMQSWPVRVPRPSNDKKSADQPFIVGQRVLDALFPSVQGGTVAIPGAFGCGKTVISQSVSKFSNSDVIVYVGCGERGNEMAEVLKDFPELTIEVDGRKEPIMKRTTLIANTSNMPVAAREASIYTGITVAEYFRDQGLNVAMMADSSSRWAEALRELSGRLGEMPADQGFPAYLGAKLASFYERAGRVQTLGSPEREGSVSIVGAVSPPGGDFSDPVTTSTLGIVQVFWGLDKKLAQRKHFPSINTSLSYSKYNTILDKYYEKNYPDFPRLRDRIKQLLSDSEELDQVVQLVGKSALSDPDKITLDIAGLIKEDFLQQNGYSDYDQFCPYLEDRVDDEAHGRLPRRSPEGYRAGPELGQGTRGHF; translated from the exons ATGCTCGGCATCCGTCCTACTCTTAGAGCGAGGCGTTCCCTGCTGGATCTAATCCGCACCAGAggcgaagacgacgacaaaAACAGCCAGCGAGAGCAAGGGAGCGACAGTGACGACGATAGCCTTAGCTCAGGCTCCGGGGTCAGAGGGAGCCGTTACAGAGGGAGCGACAGTGATAGAGCCCCTGCGCCTCCCGTTAACGCCGCTGTTGTTCGAGACCCCACCCGCAaagcatcgtcatcatcctgGCTCCACTCAAGAGGTGGgaaagcagcagcagcagcagcagctctaGCGTTGGTGGACATAGCTCGTCAAGTGCCTCTGCCAAActctccaccaccatctccatctctgtctctgtctccaTATTCACCTTCATCAGCacctcaaccttcatctcagccgCTTCCTTCGTCAACCCTCTCCCCCGGTTCGACAGCATCTTCCATCCGGCCTCAGTCGCcgccttctcctccctcccccCATCTTCAATTAGATAACGCGCCAGTTTCGTTGAAGATGCCTCCT AAATCATCAAAGGCTGCTAAtaacagcagcaagaccaatgaggaagatggatATCAAACCG GTAAAATCTACTCCATTTCTGG TCCCGTCGTCGTGGCTGAGGACATGATTGGTGTTGCCATGTACGAGTTG GTCAGAGTAGGACATGATAACCTCGTTGGCGAGGTTATTCGAATCAGTGGCGACCAGGCCTCTATTCAGGTTTACGAGGAGACAT CCGGCGTCATGGTGGGTGACCCTGTTACCCGTACCGGAAAGCCCTTGTCAGTCGAACTCGGTCCCGGTCTCCTCAACGGTATCTACGACGGTATCCAGCGTCCCCTCGAGGCTATTTCCAAAATGGCCAAGTCCATTTATATCCCCCGCGGTATCGCCGTCCCTGCCCTCGACCGCGAGAAGAAGTGGGAGTTCACACCCTCCGTTAAGGTCGGCGACCACCTTTCCGGTGGTGATGTCTGGGGTTCTGTCTTCGAGAACTCTTTCCTCGCAGACCACAAGATTCTGTTCCCTCCTCGTGCACGAGGAACCGTTACCAAAATCGCCGCCAAGGGCGAGTACACCGTCGTCGAGAACATcctcgaggttgagttcgatggcaagaagacCGAGTACCCCATGATGCAGTCCTGGCCTGTCCGAGTACCACGTCCCTCCAACGACAAGAAGTCTGCCGATCAGCCCTTCATTGTCGGTCAGCGAGTTCTCGACGCTCTTTTCCCTAGTGTTCAAGGTGGTACCGTCGCAATTCCCGGTGCTTTCGGTTGCGGAAAGACTGTCATTAGTCAGTCTGTGTCCAAGTTCTCCAACAGTGACGTTATCGTCTATGTTGGTTGCGGTGAGCGAGGCAATGAGATGGCTGAAGTCTTGAAGGATTTCCCCGAGCTCACCATTGAGGTCGATGGCCGCAAGGAGCCTATTATGAAGCGAACTACGCTCATTGCCAACACCTCGAACATGCCTGTCGCTGCCCGAGAGGCCTCCATTTACACTGGAATTACTGTTGCCGAATATTTCCGCGACCAGGGTCTTAacgtggccatgatggctgacTCCTCTTCCCGATGGGCTGAGGCTCTTCGAGAACTTTCTGGTCGTCTAGGAGAAATGCCTGCTGATCAGGGTTTCCCCGCCTACCTGGGTGCCAAGCTTGCCTCGTTCTACGAACGAGCCGGTCGCGTTCAGACTCTTGGTTCTCCCGAGCGTGAGGGCAGTGTCAGTATCGTCGGTGCGGTCAGTCCTCCTGGTGGTGATTTCTCGGATCCCGTTACTACGTCCACTCTGGGTATTGTGCAGGTCTTCTGGGGtctcgacaagaagcttgcgcAGCGAAAACATTTCCCTTCCATCAATACATCGTTATCTTACAGCAAGTATAACACCATTTTGGATAAGTATTACGAGAAGAACTACCCCGACTTCCCTCGACTCCGCGACCGCATCAAGCAACTTCTGTCTGATTCCGAGGAGCTCGACCAGGTTGTTCAGCTTGTTGGAAAGAGTGCCCTGTCTGATCCTGACAAGATTACGCTGGATATTGCAGGCCTGATCAAAGAAGATTTCTTGCAGCAAAACGGTTACTCAGACTATGACCAGTTCTGTCCTTATCTGGAAGACAGAgtggatgatgaagctcaTGGTAGGCTTCCACGACGAAGCCCAGAAGGTTATCGCGCAGGGCCAGAGCTGGGCCAAGGTACGAGAGGCCACTTCTGA